The Lycium barbarum isolate Lr01 chromosome 4, ASM1917538v2, whole genome shotgun sequence nucleotide sequence ctcttcaagagcacattgcctctttataatgatcattgaccatttgctcctctttcttttcaatgattattgCGTTTGGAACCGATTAGTCTACCACGCTTCATGCATGCTATAGACtatgtccttcagggacatgaatttaataggagcattttgcagctgaaattaGAGATTAATTTTGGGTtagcaaatgcttctagcatttgagtTGAATTATCCTTTTAATGAAGATCACactaatgataattcataacatattcctcagctgcttattctctcccccttatgttagaaaaactaacatatattccatcttctttgggggaatccatctttgtgcatcatggtagattcattaatcatataccacacataaaaaacTGTTAGATTGAAACATTTGgttcctaaccctgaaccaattgtgaggagacaatttatcataatttattggcctgaagcatacaagtgatgttgtatacaatatatcataTTTCAGATCACCACATAAAACTTTGTTCTCATAAGTAATGGTTTAGCTATTTAGTAGAGGCATTTAACGCCAAACCAGcttggatataaaccagcattaacaagatgaattctcttgattacataatctgaaaattgtgctctcaaCTCAATCTCATTGAGAaagtaactttgcatatgtcaaactgcgggttgacaataaaagcacatgtgaccgtcttatcgatgcatctatttaagacatcacataacaagtgaacgggcccatattcaccttttatattttttcagaATTTAGGGAACTCAATCCCAACTTTAGTcagtataatcaacttatcatgagaacaagcaacaacaataaattattgaagtatcttctagttcttcaatttATGTCAAATACTTAAtctgcacatcatatttgaatcaGGACGGTCAAATCGCTCATTccgactaataaaattatttatactagtaaacttcaagtttaccatatcatgtgctatttgttttagtaaacttctggtttactatgacatgaattttatatcaatataaacttctgaTTTATTATTCATGTGATTCATCACGCTTATATTTGTAGTACAAATCAGGCAACCTTTCATAAATATATTTCTTACCCGTAGTAACTTGAAGATTAATCTTCCAATCATTTGTAGTATTGATCATTTTTATCagtaaacttcgggtttactacaacttgtatttcgatcataacaatttttttttttatattgcgaTACAAGAAGaatgacataataatagataaaCTCTTCAGGAGCTTTCAATATGcttttcataatcatatattgttTGGACACTGCTGGGTCATGATTCTTGTGCACAAATAATTAAGCTCTTTTGGAGACCTTGGTCACTAATTTTGCACTACCAAATATTGCTTAGACACTGCTAGTGTCACGAAAGAGAATTTGATGATCTTTCTGATGTCATGTAAGAATACAGTAAACAAATTTACTTTTAAAGATAATAAATTCATAAATAACTAACAATAAACATTATGCTCTAAACTTCAGTATtccaaacatctccttcagggagattcgcTATTAACATCTAAATATTTTGTATCTTAGCGGTGACCACATAAAATTACAtccttgatcaagaaaaatatatgAATTTATTATTTCCTTCAggaaaatcaataacaactaaccaatGCTATATCAATGTGGTTATAATAGAAAATATTCTACAAAATCCCTTGGAATGATACGTTATAAAGGTATCCAAGATAATttgacgtacgacaggtacgtgcagCAATGACCTTCATACCACAAAATAATATCTATAtcctttgttattttatctctCCAAGAGAGGGGTCGTGGTATTTTTCATTTACTTGAAACTGATTATTCAAAGGTGCTTGCAATACGACGTTACTCAATAACTCGTTAATTTGCTCAAGCACAAGAAGACATTACTAGaatatttctcagatattttacCAGTTCTTTCtccttcaggagtaaagtttacAGTTTTAccacttcaggagtaaagtttagGTAAAGTTTAAATGcttactacttcgagagtaaatttcaaggtcttactacttcaggagtagattTCAATATTTGCTACTTCAGGAGTTGATTTCAAtatttactacttcaggagtaaatttcagaGTTCAACTACTTCGGAAACAAATTCTGAGTTTGCTACTTCGAGAGTAGATTTCtgagtttactacttcgggagtaaagcgtaaaatattcagaatattacttctcaattattctacctcttctggagatgagtCGTGATATTTTCACAACCAAATGCACTTtcatatttataggctttactacatactattacattcacttcagggaatgaaaTATGTATTTGCAACATTTATCAAATtttctcattcttcaggaatgaaaTATAATCATCTGAAcatgccttaagcatatcaaattgtaATATAGTTTATAACTTCTTTTAAGATAAtactacttcaggagcaaatcgaggcatacatatgATGTATAGAATTTTTTTCTAACACATCTTTAGTTTTAATCACAAGAAGCCtatgaaaatattaccacttccGGTGATTACAGACATAAATGAATTTAATCATAATGAGACTTGGGAAATATTATCACTTCTGGTGATCCTATATTTCTTGTAAAATCTCATTCTTTGCCATTTAAGGAATACGAaattaatatcataattaagtCATCTTATTAGATTGCTTCTGGAACAATTTTTGGCATGACCCACCAAGTGAATCAATTAAGTTTCCGTTATTCAATAATCAACATCAATACCCCGTCCCCGGGATATTTGATAATCGTTATTGTTGAGACTTGTAATTGATGTATAGCTGAATCAAGCAATTTCTCGACTGTTTTCCGATTCCACATCCTACGTCCAAGAACTTTTGTCTTGATTTCAATTCCAATCGTAAGGCTCCTGGAGTGATTCTCCTTTCCACCATATATATTCATACGtggataaaaaaataaaaaaaacaagtCGAAATATTGGTTAACATAGAAAGGAAATAGTAAGCCAACTCCTCTGTCTAATTAATACATATGTAACAAGTACTTACTTTCGTGTTTCTTAATATTAAAACAGATAGGAACCTAATACTTGTTATAACAGGAAAAACGATTACTGTTCTTCACACCAAAAGTCCTTACATGACTTggagaaatttcaagaaaaactccTTTTCCGTAAAGCAATTTTGCTTATGGTAAAATAGATGCCAAAGTGTTAAAAGAGACTTGAAAATTGATTAGAATAGCAAATTGTGATGGCCGTAAATATGCGCATCTTAATCTGTTTTTGTTAGACGGCAGTAGCATATCAAGTAAGCTACTCAAACAAGGTCTCAAGTGAATATAAAAAGAAAGATACTACCTGACATATTTTGCTTTTTTCAGTAGGTTTGTAACACTTAGTCTTTTTAGAATAAGTGTTCAaggtagagtctcgtgctgataacgtgttataaaatcattctaaagagttagtacaatatatcaaaagatgcaagaacaataaagagataaagagagACAAGAGATGAGAGCTTTCTTATTCATCCCAATATATTTTAAGTGTTGTTCAAGTATATACAATATGAATccctatgcctctatttatagtggtgcatAGAGGCATACAAAAGGGTAACAATAAACATGTCATTCaaaatatgagataatggaagaaccattaaaatggtggaagataatggaagaaccattaagatgggggaagataatggaagaggcattatatttgtgtagtggaagTGGAAATTTATTTTTAGAGTGATGGACATTCACATTTAATATTTCATAACATTTTGCTCACTTcttcattttttaaaatttggaCTATTTCATGAGTTGTGCATGTTAGTGTAAGAGCCATGCTAATTTATATCGTTCTAATTTTATCGGAGGTTGCACTTGGTTTTGAGTACTACTGAGGATAGAATTGGAGTTGAGATCTTATCTTCTTAGaggaatttattttattttaaacaaTTGAGACGAAAAGTAAAGGATACTATAATAGAAATTCATAATATAATGAAAAAaaggggtgggggggtgggggggggggggggggaggggaagaGAGCATCCAGGTGAAGGGAGTATGTGGCCAGGGAGTGGAATGAGCTGTAGAAGTGCCAAATGACATGTAGCAATAATTTGCTCTCAGAGTATAAAATTGTCCTTTACCAATAAAATAGTGTAGAGATTTATTTGTAAAGATAAAATCATGTAATTAGCCAGCTCATCGCACTTCCCACCAAATGAGGTTAACCGTTTATGGTCAAAGTCAGATATTGGAATTAAGATATTTCTATCCTAAATTTTGATTCTTCTGTCCAACTTATAAGTTTTGTCTTTCTTGTTAGTATGTGCAATGGTGTAGGTAGTAGGCAAAATAACATATGTTAGAGACGTGTCAAACTAAACGTCCCATATAATAGCTTTTTGATGAGTTCCACCTTTTATTTTGTCTCTCAACCTAGATTAGATGAAGTAATTTGATTAGTATAGATAAGTCACTTGGTTCACTATATTAGGTATACTCTATTGAAAACTTATACCGAGACTTTAATTCCTAGGTCAAAACTAAACTTATTTTCATTTTGCCTGGTTCGCAGTCTACATTCTAATGATCTAGTTTCAGTGGTAGTACAAATAGATCAATTGGTCCACCATACTAGGTAGTAGGTAATAGGTATAGATCAAATATCAGGCTGTAATTATAATCAATTAGTTGGCTTTCAGGTACTAACAAATCGTTATCAACAATTTGAAAATATATGATGATTTATTAGTTAATTCATTATAACTTCTGCAGACTTTCGACATATTCTTAAGCTCTAAAACCGTGTTTAGGTATTCTTTCAAGTGTTTGGTGATTGATATTTTCGACAAATCTCACATAGGCAAAGTACGAGAAACATGCAGAATAGAAAACAAGTCTTACATTATAGTGACGCTGATGAAAACTAAGAGTCCACTGAAAAACAGATAAAGGACTAGGTTCCTTATCTGTTCCCTCAAGCAAAAAACAGTAAGTAGATGAGGCACAATTGAAATAATCTCACCAAGAGAATGAAGCTCATTGATAATGGAGGTGAAACGAGTGTTCGTATCTTGGATTGACTCATCATCCTTCATCCTAAATAGTTCATACTCAGTGGTGAGCATGTCTATTTTGGACTGTTTGACTTGAGAGGTTCCTTCATGCGCCGTTAGAAAAGCTTCCCATATTTCCTTGGCAGTTTCATGAGACGAAACACAATTGTATTCATCTGGTTCAATACCACATATTAGAATTTTCTTTACCTTGAGCCCCTTTTCAATGGCTTTTCTATCAGTTTCAGTGTATTCTTTCGTAGGCTTTACTTCTAGcttttcagtttcagtattcgTCCTAGTAGGGACAAAAGGACCATCAAGAATAATGTCCCAGAGTTCAGAATCTTCAGCCATCAAATAGTCATGCATCCTTGTTTTCCACTATCCATAATACTGTCGGTTAAACCTTGGAGGTCTCGTGGTTGACTGTACATCCTCGAAGTTGGGTGGAGCAGCCATAATGagagatcctttctaggtgttacccttttagaaagaacccgcTCTGATTCCAATTGATGAAACTAAGAGTCCACCAAAAAACAGATAAGGGACCAGGTTTCTTATCTGTCCCCTCAAGCAAAAAACAGTAAGTAAATGAGACACAATATTTACATGAAAAACTCCATGCTCAAGAGAttaaaaccacgacctacaccggtaggatttccaacttcactaactgAGTAACGTTTTCAAATTACAAGCCTTTTGCAACCAAGGAATTAGCCCACTAATCCCTCCTCTtataataactctattgcaagcactctcttgactaactctagccaagaaccaaACGATTCAACTaactgtaacatcccgtaaatccgagttaggtgtcaatgcgaaataattggggtttagaCGTCATTTTAACCTTTTGGATCCCTTTGGGATGGGTAATGGTGTTAAATAATCTTTTCGGGGTCAAATGAGATAAGAAAGTTCATTAAAAATCttgaaattcgtctaagtctgagacagTTTCAGTTATGCCCAGTTTTCGAGTATttttgttgggaatttgagacaactcaaaacatgaaagttgtaggtatttgaaatacatttccaaccatatattatggagGCCAAACGAAAAGTTATGACCGATTTACTAAAGCTGTATAAAATGAAAATCCCAattcttgtaggattaggttttaaagcccaagcctttaTAATACCTtataaatacaacccaaaaacgtccaaggagagggtttttccaccagagccatatatcatctctctaaggtgagtttttTACTCAAATCCCTAAGTTAATTTCCTTAATTAATCACTAGATTAACACCGAATCATTATATGAAATCGATAGATTGAGGAAACTTCATTCAAGGTCAAATATGGGAAGAAActttgggatttcttcaaaaaggtaacaccctcacacttttatggacatatggaattattattatgttttagacatgggatagttggtagaatcatgaaataggattgatttagatgcactttgttaaaaacaaaaccctagtatttttgctgtagaatttcctccgactAGCCATATTAAATTGACGCTTTCCTCTtatctaaccgttggatcgagcccaaaATTTAACTGAGTGGTCCCAACATATAGGTCTTACATGTGAACGGTGATGATCGGATTTCGAGGTCTGTAGCTGTGCGTTTCCAGCTATGAACAGTAACTGTGAATTTGGTGAATATCTATAGTTTACTGGTCATACAAACCTCAATTAGatgtagaatgattctttgaatcatggagcttacgtttggaatattttaacgggatttaaggtatgtatcttttgaacatactctttcgatcggtctttatgaactctttggttgtgatttgtatgtctcttttaaaatcatttttgactataaaagtgatttgtatgtctcccttttaaaaaccttattttggatgtatgtctctttaaaactaaaatcctttttgaatataaaggtaatttatatgtctcttttacaaactctcttgaaagattgattctttataaaaacatgttttgaatgatatgatgaattgattttacactcttgaaatctattacatgttttgattaatggttaatgtgcgtgagggaaCAAGCCCACATCAAACATAGAATGTATAAACCTTATAAGCTGCATGATATGATAAGTGTTTGCAAGGCATTCTTTGAAATAAACATTCTTTCAGACTGGCATAATGAACTTGAAAACCCATTATTGACTTGGTTTCATTGAAAACTGGTTTTGtgttttgccttgctattcgggaggaagagtagccactatggatcctagtgtattaattgctttgccattcgggaggaagagtggccacttcggGGTTCGCTACTtggggtgtattaatggccttgctatttgggaggaagagtagccaccgtgaatccatattctggtgtattgcgcagtgtttagggaacctctacggtcatcccttcgatgtgattaattcttgggcttgtattggcatgtgtgatattcttattctctcatggaactgttgttgacaatcataatcaatttgaaaagcaTAATTGAAAGGAATTGGGCCTCTGTGGGCGATTTTGATATCCACTTTTATTATAGAATTGATATTTATGCCTGATTGATTTAAAGCATAAATGaaaactgggattttgaaatggctttataaaatgtttaacaaatgatattaagaatcataaagtggaatgacagtttttatactatcttttcagaactgatttctttatgtattattatattttatttttatattacttgttgcccccgaggcactcactgagtacgaaagtactcaggcatatcattgttgttttttatggtatgttaggtaacggagaagagcaagtTCGTGATAccctcgacgcttaggagaacttgctgctgctgttgatttggtgagcccacatccttgttcgtggggcacttcttgtttcatttattattctagatttccgggctgcgtcccgaagttagatgattgttgtgtctcgtagaagctccatagatagttgttagaattgtgggtagattgtcaaaatcTCGTATGAC carries:
- the LOC132637139 gene encoding uncharacterized protein LOC132637139, which produces MHDYLMAEDSELWDIILDGPFVPTRTNTETEKLEVKPTKEYTETDRKAIEKGLKVKKILICGIEPDEYNCVSSHETAKEIWEAFLTAHEGTSQVKQSKIDMLTTEYELFRMKDDESIQDTNTRFTSIINELHSLGEIISIVPHLLTVFCLREQIRNLVLYLFFSGLLVFISVTIM